Proteins encoded together in one Pseudomonas arsenicoxydans window:
- a CDS encoding TetR/AcrR family transcriptional regulator, producing the protein MTAPQRLTDRKREAIIQAAIAEFRANGFDITSMDKIAATAGVSKRTVYNHFPSKEELFAEILNQLWARVTAEQETSYHHDQPLREQMRLMLKAKLQMLGDDNFLDLARVAIAATIHSPERAQNMVERMGEREEGLTVWIRAAQADGRLKQVDPQFAAQQIQGMLKSFAFWPQISMGLPALPEEMQNTVVESALDMFLACYQC; encoded by the coding sequence ATGACAGCTCCACAGCGACTCACCGACCGTAAACGCGAAGCCATCATTCAGGCGGCCATTGCCGAATTCCGTGCCAACGGTTTCGACATCACCAGCATGGACAAGATCGCGGCCACCGCCGGCGTGTCGAAGCGCACGGTGTACAACCACTTTCCGAGCAAGGAAGAGTTGTTCGCCGAAATCCTCAATCAATTGTGGGCGCGGGTGACGGCCGAGCAGGAAACCTCCTACCACCACGATCAGCCACTGCGCGAGCAAATGCGCCTGATGTTGAAGGCAAAGTTGCAGATGCTGGGCGATGACAATTTTCTCGACCTGGCGCGGGTTGCCATTGCTGCCACCATCCATTCCCCCGAGCGCGCACAGAACATGGTCGAGCGAATGGGCGAGCGTGAAGAAGGGCTGACGGTGTGGATTCGCGCCGCTCAGGCCGACGGTCGCCTGAAACAGGTCGACCCACAATTTGCAGCGCAACAGATCCAGGGAATGCTCAAGTCCTTTGCGTTCTGGCCGCAGATTTCCATGGGATTACCGGCGCTGCCGGAGGAGATGCAGAACACCGTGGTGGAGTCGGCGCTGGACATGTTCCTGGCCTGCTACCAGTGCTGA
- a CDS encoding DUF1003 domain-containing protein, giving the protein MTTKPKETTAAAPVDHLRFHRPHAHLEPTFGNDKFALRAEAFARFFGTPTFLGAQTLIVALWICLNVIGVTHFDVYPFILLNLAFSLQAAYAAPLILLAQTRQAARDKAQSDADALHRESLAVANSERQAQAAQNTAQLLALLEQNTRLTEMTKSLTERIESLTSEVHQHVLNHDQPKT; this is encoded by the coding sequence ATGACCACCAAGCCTAAAGAAACCACTGCCGCGGCTCCCGTCGATCACCTGCGTTTTCACCGCCCTCACGCGCACCTGGAACCGACGTTCGGCAATGACAAGTTTGCCTTGCGCGCCGAGGCGTTTGCGCGGTTCTTCGGTACCCCGACCTTTCTGGGCGCCCAGACGTTGATTGTGGCGCTCTGGATATGCCTCAACGTTATTGGTGTGACCCACTTCGACGTCTATCCATTCATCCTGCTCAACCTGGCGTTCAGCCTGCAAGCAGCGTATGCCGCCCCCCTGATTCTGCTGGCCCAGACCCGCCAGGCAGCGCGCGACAAGGCCCAGTCCGACGCCGACGCGTTGCACCGGGAATCCCTCGCGGTGGCCAATAGTGAACGCCAGGCGCAAGCGGCGCAGAACACCGCGCAACTGCTGGCGTTGCTCGAGCAGAACACCCGGCTGACGGAAATGACCAAGAGCCTGACCGAACGCATCGAAAGCCTGACCTCGGAAGTGCATCAACATGTGTTGAACCACGATCAGCCGAAGACTTAA
- a CDS encoding LysR family transcriptional regulator, with protein sequence MLIPGTHYRLAFTHSILALTQVINAATHYRLDYPDLALILALVRGGSLARASALLKVDVSTVFRAVRRLEAALGQQLFEKSRAGYLPTTLAQSLAEQAERAEQALDAARIGVEQGGEVISGTVRLTCTDSVLQGLLLPALAQFMPSYPALTLELSTSNDFANLSRRDADIALRLTRTPPEHLVGRRLADISYRVCASAAYLRSVDAHDLAALTWIAPDDFLPDHPTVAWRRQQFPGVTPGYRCNSMLSVTELVRAGLGVAALPDFLIGDQLQPLTGPLHGYDTALWLLTRPDCRALRSVVTLFDELGRALRLP encoded by the coding sequence TTGTTGATTCCTGGTACCCACTATAGATTGGCGTTCACGCATTCAATATTGGCGTTAACCCAAGTGATCAATGCAGCGACGCACTATCGGCTCGACTACCCAGACCTGGCGCTGATCCTCGCCTTGGTGCGCGGCGGCTCTCTGGCCCGGGCCTCGGCGTTGTTGAAGGTCGACGTGTCGACGGTGTTCCGCGCCGTTCGCCGACTGGAAGCCGCGTTGGGCCAGCAACTGTTCGAAAAAAGCCGTGCCGGATACCTGCCGACCACGTTGGCGCAATCCCTGGCCGAGCAAGCGGAACGCGCCGAACAAGCGCTGGACGCGGCGCGCATTGGCGTGGAGCAGGGCGGTGAAGTCATCAGCGGCACCGTGCGCCTGACCTGCACCGATTCGGTTCTGCAAGGTTTGCTGTTGCCGGCGCTGGCGCAGTTCATGCCGTCCTACCCGGCGCTGACCCTCGAACTGAGTACTTCCAACGACTTCGCCAACCTCAGCCGGCGCGATGCCGACATTGCCTTGCGCCTGACCCGCACGCCGCCCGAGCATCTGGTCGGTCGACGTCTGGCGGATATTTCCTACCGGGTTTGCGCCAGCGCGGCGTATCTGAGATCGGTCGATGCGCACGACCTGGCTGCGCTGACCTGGATCGCGCCGGATGACTTTCTGCCCGACCATCCCACCGTGGCGTGGCGGCGTCAGCAGTTCCCCGGCGTGACGCCCGGTTATCGCTGCAACAGCATGCTGTCGGTGACCGAACTGGTGCGCGCCGGACTGGGGGTCGCGGCGTTACCGGACTTTTTGATCGGTGACCAGCTGCAACCACTGACCGGCCCTTTGCACGGATACGACACCGCGCTCTGGTTGCTGACCCGTCCGGATTGCCGAGCGTTGCGCTCGGTGGTGACGTTGTTTGATGAATTGGGGCGGGCGCTTCGATTGCCTTGA
- a CDS encoding CTP synthase C-terminal region-related (seleno)protein: METTAIRIALIGDYDPQVTAHQAIPVALGMTAEQLNLDVQFQWLATDHINADTPLQHFDGFWCVPGSPYRDMDGALRAIRFAREQQRPFLGTCGGFQHAVLEFARNVLGWKDAEHGETHPDAARALLTPLTCSLVEAVDSIHLVEGSLIAKAYENAEISEGYHCRYGVNPQFERELLTQKLRAVGHDSAGDLRAVELHGHPFFVATLFQPERAALKGTQPPLVRALIEACARQKS; this comes from the coding sequence ATGGAAACCACCGCAATCCGCATTGCCCTGATCGGTGACTACGACCCACAGGTCACCGCCCATCAAGCCATTCCCGTGGCGCTCGGCATGACGGCCGAACAGCTGAATCTGGATGTGCAATTTCAGTGGCTGGCCACCGATCACATCAACGCCGACACCCCTTTACAACACTTTGACGGTTTCTGGTGCGTGCCCGGTAGCCCGTATCGCGACATGGATGGCGCTCTGCGAGCGATCCGTTTTGCCCGTGAACAGCAGCGCCCGTTCCTCGGCACCTGCGGCGGTTTTCAACATGCGGTGCTTGAGTTCGCCCGAAACGTGTTGGGCTGGAAAGACGCCGAACACGGCGAAACCCACCCCGACGCAGCGCGCGCGTTGCTCACGCCATTGACCTGCTCACTGGTTGAGGCCGTGGACAGCATTCATCTGGTTGAAGGCTCGTTGATCGCCAAGGCGTACGAAAACGCTGAGATCAGCGAGGGATATCACTGCCGCTACGGGGTTAATCCGCAGTTCGAGCGTGAGTTATTGACCCAAAAGCTGCGCGCCGTTGGCCATGATTCAGCCGGTGACTTGCGGGCGGTGGAACTCCACGGTCATCCGTTTTTCGTCGCCACGCTGTTCCAGCCTGAACGCGCGGCGCTCAAGGGCACGCAACCGCCGCTGGTGCGCGCGTTGATCGAAGCCTGCGCGAGACAGAAATCATGA
- a CDS encoding antibiotic biosynthesis monooxygenase family protein: protein MIAPTPATPYYAVIFTSLRTEGDQGYAEAAERMVELARQQPGFLGVESARGEDGLGITVSYWASEAAILAWKHHPEHSEIRERGRSTWYSACHTRVCKVERDYRFQL from the coding sequence ATGATCGCCCCGACACCGGCAACGCCTTATTACGCGGTGATTTTTACCTCACTGCGCACCGAGGGTGACCAAGGTTACGCCGAGGCTGCCGAGCGCATGGTGGAACTGGCTCGTCAGCAACCGGGGTTTCTGGGTGTGGAATCGGCTCGGGGCGAGGATGGCTTGGGGATTACGGTGTCCTACTGGGCCAGTGAAGCGGCGATCCTGGCTTGGAAGCATCATCCCGAGCACAGCGAGATTCGCGAGCGTGGGCGCTCGACGTGGTACTCGGCGTGTCATACGCGGGTGTGCAAGGTTGAGCGCGATTATCGCTTTCAGCTTTAA
- a CDS encoding DUF2025 family protein, which produces MRITSELICQAADQLKGFVGLNRKTGQYIVRFSEDSFGMDVADDGIIPVSEFVWAPGPEQAMTLKRELIQLLLDQNIDDRINITEPLRVYISRREVPEIAAVRSLVRG; this is translated from the coding sequence ATGCGCATTACTTCCGAACTCATCTGTCAGGCCGCCGACCAACTCAAAGGCTTCGTCGGCCTCAATCGCAAGACCGGCCAGTACATTGTGCGTTTCAGCGAAGATTCCTTCGGGATGGACGTCGCCGATGACGGCATCATTCCTGTCAGCGAGTTTGTCTGGGCACCGGGACCGGAGCAGGCCATGACCCTCAAGCGTGAGCTGATCCAGTTATTGCTGGACCAGAATATCGATGACCGGATCAACATCACCGAGCCGTTGCGGGTGTACATTAGTCGGCGGGAAGTGCCGGAGATTGCGGCGGTGCGGAGTCTGGTGCGGGGCTGA
- a CDS encoding glycerophosphodiester phosphodiesterase, protein MPVTFTKSALLLSVLLGLGQAQAASEPGPTALATRMGIPHPAVIAHRGASFDAPESTAASYKLARDLGADYLEMDLQRSKDGVLFALHDNNLQRTTDVASKFPERKDSPANAFTIAELKTLDAGSWFNAAYPDRARPSYAGLKILTLDEIIDIAQGNPLHKPGLYIETKEPKQFPGIERDLKEKLQDRGWLSSAGSKLAKSELAVGQGKGKVVLQTFEKSSLELLQKEMPQVPKILLLWVGEGSIEPKSKVTFAESGDKDKATYYAKQQPKDKAEFQQWIDYAKAQGAIGTGPSAALTKGGDQSYSDLVQPWMNQYTHDQGLLVHVYTIDDAVDYQKVMDAGVDGIFTNRASELLKFYKRPAAGTVAQLLQNNGY, encoded by the coding sequence ATGCCTGTTACCTTCACTAAAAGCGCCCTGCTGCTGAGTGTGTTGCTCGGCCTCGGCCAGGCACAGGCCGCCAGCGAGCCAGGCCCGACTGCGCTGGCGACCCGTATGGGCATCCCTCACCCGGCCGTCATTGCCCATCGCGGCGCGTCGTTCGATGCACCGGAATCCACCGCCGCGTCCTACAAACTGGCCCGTGACCTGGGTGCCGACTACCTGGAAATGGACCTGCAACGCAGCAAGGACGGCGTGCTGTTTGCCCTGCACGACAACAACCTGCAACGCACCACTGATGTCGCGAGCAAATTCCCGGAGCGCAAGGACAGCCCGGCCAATGCGTTCACCATCGCCGAACTGAAAACCCTGGATGCCGGCAGCTGGTTCAACGCCGCCTACCCTGATCGTGCCCGTCCCTCCTACGCCGGCCTGAAGATTCTGACCCTCGACGAAATCATCGACATCGCCCAGGGCAATCCGCTGCACAAGCCAGGTCTGTACATCGAGACCAAGGAGCCCAAGCAATTTCCCGGCATCGAGCGTGACCTCAAGGAAAAACTCCAAGACCGTGGCTGGTTGAGTTCGGCGGGGTCGAAACTGGCCAAAAGCGAGTTGGCCGTCGGCCAGGGCAAAGGCAAGGTCGTGCTGCAAACCTTTGAGAAGAGCAGCCTGGAACTGCTGCAAAAAGAAATGCCGCAAGTGCCCAAGATCCTGTTGCTGTGGGTCGGCGAAGGCAGTATCGAGCCAAAATCCAAGGTGACGTTTGCCGAGTCCGGCGACAAGGACAAAGCGACCTACTACGCCAAGCAACAACCGAAGGACAAAGCAGAGTTCCAGCAATGGATCGATTACGCCAAGGCCCAGGGCGCAATCGGCACCGGCCCTTCTGCCGCGCTGACCAAGGGTGGCGATCAGAGCTACTCCGACCTGGTGCAACCGTGGATGAACCAATACACCCACGATCAGGGTCTGTTGGTGCACGTCTACACCATCGACGATGCCGTTGATTACCAGAAAGTCATGGACGCCGGTGTCGATGGCATCTTCACCAACCGCGCCAGTGAACTGCTGAAGTTTTACAAACGTCCGGCGGCGGGGACTGTTGCGCAGTTGTTGCAGAACAACGGGTACTGA
- a CDS encoding PepSY domain-containing protein gives MKTLTALFTAAALTFTAGLAHADVRVDQIPELVKNGKIKPLEDMNQAALKLHPGATITDTDLDNHFNGYEYEVELKTADGKEFDVDFDAATGKVLSNKQDT, from the coding sequence ATGAAAACCCTGACTGCCCTGTTCACTGCCGCGGCCCTGACATTCACCGCTGGCTTGGCCCATGCAGATGTCCGCGTCGACCAGATCCCTGAACTGGTCAAGAACGGCAAGATCAAGCCACTGGAAGACATGAACCAGGCCGCGCTGAAACTGCACCCGGGTGCGACCATCACCGACACCGATCTGGACAACCACTTCAATGGCTACGAGTACGAAGTGGAACTGAAAACCGCTGACGGCAAAGAATTCGACGTGGACTTCGACGCCGCCACCGGCAAAGTCCTGAGCAACAAACAAGACACCTGA
- a CDS encoding GAF domain-containing sensor histidine kinase, which produces MGQPAAADIATIGRISAVPAILQVIRELTGLRFAAVARVTEDSWIACAVLDQLDFGLQVGGELEVVTTLCHEIRQSHLSVVIDNASEDPLYRDHHTPRLYQFESYISVPIYRTDGRFFGTICALDPNPAPLKSSTIQSTMESFARMLALQIEAEEKLQKTEAALLQERETAALREQFIAVLGHDLRNPLFAISAGAEMLLRKLPDPANQQRARHILTSARRATQLVDDVLDFARGALGQGIPVNIERCPDLENALRHVISEIQSIHPNRTLRASIGDLNGIACDRERVEQLLSNLVANAVAHGDPHGEVDVSAQIQAGQFVLSVKNQGQIASDALPHLFRPYSRPASGTPQTGLGLGLYIASQIAKAHGGELGVVSTAQQGTTFTFSLPIRT; this is translated from the coding sequence ATGGGGCAACCAGCGGCAGCAGACATTGCTACCATCGGTCGGATCAGCGCAGTACCAGCGATTCTTCAGGTGATTCGTGAATTGACGGGGCTACGCTTCGCGGCAGTGGCGCGGGTCACCGAAGACTCGTGGATCGCGTGTGCCGTACTCGATCAACTGGACTTCGGTCTGCAGGTCGGCGGCGAGCTAGAGGTGGTCACGACCCTGTGCCATGAAATTCGCCAGTCTCACCTCTCGGTGGTCATCGACAACGCCAGTGAAGATCCGCTCTACCGCGATCACCACACGCCTCGCCTCTATCAATTCGAAAGCTACATTTCCGTCCCGATCTACCGTACCGACGGTCGCTTTTTCGGCACCATCTGCGCCCTCGACCCTAATCCTGCCCCACTCAAATCCAGCACGATCCAGAGCACCATGGAGTCCTTCGCCCGGATGCTCGCGCTGCAGATCGAGGCCGAAGAAAAACTGCAAAAAACCGAAGCAGCCCTGCTACAGGAACGCGAAACCGCGGCGCTGCGCGAACAGTTCATCGCCGTACTCGGCCATGACCTGCGCAACCCTTTGTTCGCCATCAGCGCTGGTGCCGAAATGCTCCTGCGCAAACTCCCCGATCCAGCGAATCAGCAACGCGCTCGACACATCCTCACCAGCGCCCGACGTGCGACCCAGCTGGTCGATGATGTCCTGGATTTCGCCCGCGGCGCCTTGGGTCAGGGCATCCCGGTGAACATCGAGCGGTGTCCGGATCTGGAAAATGCGCTGCGGCACGTGATTTCTGAAATTCAGAGCATCCACCCCAATCGCACGCTGCGCGCATCCATTGGCGACCTGAACGGCATTGCATGCGATCGCGAACGGGTCGAACAACTGCTCTCCAATCTGGTGGCGAATGCGGTCGCCCACGGTGATCCCCACGGTGAAGTTGACGTCAGCGCGCAGATCCAGGCTGGGCAGTTCGTGCTGAGCGTGAAAAATCAGGGGCAGATTGCCAGCGACGCGCTGCCGCATCTGTTCCGCCCCTACTCGCGACCGGCCAGTGGAACACCGCAGACCGGCCTCGGGTTGGGGTTGTACATCGCCAGTCAGATTGCAAAGGCCCATGGTGGGGAACTGGGTGTGGTATCGACCGCGCAACAGGGCACGACCTTTACCTTCAGTCTGCCAATACGGACTTAA
- a CDS encoding methyl-accepting chemotaxis protein produces the protein MLQKSLRAQILALLSGSLLAMLLIALACFHFLSNGVQSYANLIEGPLHTSQLIDEANLQFKVQVQEWKNVLLRGKQPADLDKYWKQFEDRQRDVQGILGELAGQKGIDSQLKTRIERLRDEHRSLGAAYQKGRDAYVAAGADPVAGDTAVKGVDRATSDQMSELVSELRKQGAEQSKLISAGADRTVLLGIIVMLASGLLIGLLSLWLVNRNLVEPIRKLIEYVAQLSQGKFADRVASTRQDELGKLATAANTLRDFLAETFSRLQRSTKDLDSASGELNAIASLMASGTNDQFNRTDQVATAMNEMSATAQEVARHAADAARAADDADQSAQQGGKVMQGTIHTITRMRGEIANTATVIRQLETDSGRIGKVLEVIRGIAEQTNLLALNAAIEAARAGEAGRGFAVVADEVRSLAQRTAASIIEINQIIQTVQTGAVDAAQAIESGQSRSEESVEQVTQAGAMLERITHAVEAIRDMNRQIATAAEEQTSVAEDISRNLTEITSIASTNLDSVRRTEAASHNLHGLSGQLNEVTSRLSA, from the coding sequence ATGCTGCAAAAATCCCTGAGAGCACAAATTCTCGCCCTGTTGAGCGGTAGTCTGTTGGCGATGTTGTTGATCGCTTTGGCCTGCTTCCATTTCCTGTCCAACGGTGTTCAGAGCTACGCGAATCTGATTGAAGGGCCGCTGCATACCTCGCAATTGATCGATGAGGCCAACCTGCAATTCAAGGTGCAGGTCCAGGAATGGAAAAACGTCCTGCTGCGCGGCAAGCAACCGGCGGATCTGGACAAATACTGGAAGCAATTCGAAGACCGCCAACGTGATGTGCAGGGCATCCTTGGCGAACTGGCCGGGCAGAAGGGCATCGACTCGCAACTCAAGACTCGTATCGAACGCCTGCGTGACGAACACCGTTCGTTGGGCGCCGCCTACCAGAAGGGCCGTGATGCCTACGTGGCGGCGGGTGCCGACCCAGTCGCTGGCGATACGGCGGTCAAAGGTGTCGACCGCGCAACCAGCGATCAGATGAGCGAACTGGTCAGTGAATTGCGCAAGCAGGGTGCCGAGCAATCGAAGCTGATCAGTGCCGGCGCCGATCGCACGGTGTTGCTGGGAATCATCGTGATGCTCGCCTCGGGTTTGCTGATTGGCCTGTTGAGCCTGTGGCTGGTCAACCGCAACCTGGTTGAACCGATTCGCAAGCTGATCGAATACGTCGCGCAACTCAGCCAGGGCAAATTTGCCGATCGCGTGGCCAGCACCCGTCAGGATGAGCTGGGCAAGTTGGCGACAGCCGCCAACACCCTGCGCGATTTCCTCGCCGAAACCTTCAGCCGCTTGCAGCGCAGCACCAAGGATCTGGACAGCGCCAGCGGTGAACTGAACGCCATCGCCAGCCTCATGGCGAGCGGCACCAACGATCAGTTCAACCGTACCGATCAGGTAGCCACGGCGATGAACGAAATGTCCGCCACCGCCCAGGAAGTCGCCCGTCATGCCGCCGATGCGGCACGTGCTGCCGACGATGCCGACCAGTCCGCCCAGCAAGGCGGAAAAGTCATGCAGGGCACCATTCACACCATCACCCGGATGCGTGGCGAAATCGCCAATACCGCCACGGTCATTCGCCAACTGGAAACCGACAGCGGGCGGATCGGCAAGGTGCTGGAAGTGATTCGTGGCATCGCCGAGCAAACCAACCTGCTGGCGCTCAACGCGGCGATCGAAGCGGCACGTGCCGGTGAAGCCGGGCGTGGTTTTGCGGTGGTCGCCGATGAAGTGCGCAGCCTGGCCCAGCGCACGGCGGCATCGATCATCGAGATCAATCAGATCATTCAGACCGTACAAACCGGCGCAGTCGATGCGGCCCAGGCCATTGAAAGCGGGCAGTCACGCAGTGAAGAAAGCGTCGAGCAAGTGACCCAGGCCGGCGCCATGCTGGAGCGAATCACCCATGCCGTGGAAGCCATTCGCGACATGAACCGCCAGATCGCCACCGCCGCCGAAGAGCAAACCTCGGTGGCCGAAGACATCTCACGCAACCTCACCGAAATCACCAGCATCGCCAGCACCAACCTGGACAGCGTGCGGCGCACTGAAGCCGCCAGCCACAATCTGCACGGCTTGTCGGGGCAGTTGAATGAAGTGACATCGCGACTGAGCGCCTAA
- a CDS encoding transporter — MNHSIDQTHRDTDLFGLLYGFSFRPGERGREIDSAKALQCLQQPDDSDEFLWLHLNLAHAACERWMKSHLELPDEFFEALHEGSRSTRIEHVDSALLAVVNDVVFNLSSMVSSDVSTLWVCARSRLIISARLQPLHSVDKLRSSVKAGERFRSPLELLVHLLRDQGEVLTQIVRKTSLSVDQIEDELLSSRLSTNRAELGANRRVLVRLQRLLALEPGSLLRLLNRPPQWLQKEDVKELRKSTEEFALIINDLTALGERIKLLQEEIAANLNEQSNRTLFTLTVVTVLALPINIIAGFFGMNVGGVPLAGDPEGFWILVALVATFTLIAGRWAFRKRQDY, encoded by the coding sequence ATGAACCACAGCATCGACCAAACCCATCGCGACACGGACCTGTTCGGTCTGCTCTACGGTTTCAGTTTTCGCCCGGGCGAACGCGGTCGCGAGATCGATTCGGCCAAGGCGCTGCAATGCTTGCAACAACCGGACGACAGCGACGAATTCCTCTGGCTGCACCTCAACCTGGCGCACGCCGCTTGCGAGCGCTGGATGAAAAGCCACCTGGAACTGCCGGACGAGTTTTTCGAAGCGCTGCATGAAGGCTCGCGCTCGACGCGCATCGAACATGTCGATTCGGCGTTGCTGGCGGTGGTCAACGACGTGGTATTCAACCTCTCAAGCATGGTGTCGTCGGACGTCTCGACACTGTGGGTCTGCGCCCGCAGTCGGTTGATCATCAGTGCACGCCTGCAACCGTTGCACTCGGTGGACAAACTGCGTTCTTCGGTGAAAGCCGGCGAGCGCTTTCGCTCGCCGCTGGAGTTGCTGGTGCATTTGCTGCGCGATCAGGGTGAAGTGCTGACCCAGATCGTGCGCAAGACCAGCCTCAGCGTCGATCAGATTGAAGATGAGTTGTTGTCCTCGCGCTTGTCGACCAACCGCGCCGAGCTGGGCGCCAATCGCCGGGTGCTGGTGCGTTTGCAGCGGTTGTTGGCGCTGGAACCGGGGTCGTTGTTGCGCCTGCTCAACCGGCCGCCGCAGTGGTTGCAGAAAGAGGACGTGAAGGAGCTGCGCAAGTCCACCGAGGAGTTTGCGCTGATCATCAACGACCTCACGGCGCTGGGCGAGCGGATCAAGTTGTTGCAGGAAGAGATTGCGGCCAACCTCAATGAACAAAGCAACCGCACGCTGTTCACCCTGACGGTGGTCACGGTGCTGGCGCTGCCGATCAACATCATTGCCGGTTTCTTCGGGATGAACGTGGGCGGAGTGCCACTGGCGGGAGATCCTGAGGGGTTCTGGATTCTGGTGGCGCTGGTGGCGACGTTTACCCTGATCGCCGGGCGCTGGGCGTTTCGCAAGCGTCAGGATTATTGA
- a CDS encoding inorganic phosphate transporter yields MATPSLTAQTKAAARSAKPQFDKKPSLLTLVIFFGVLASGLLFTAYSLMHDMRELGTVVTTWTPFLLLGVALLIALGFEFVNGFHDTANAVATVIYTNSMPPNLAVAWSGFFNFLGVLLSSGAVAFGIIALLPVELILQVGSSAGFAMIFALLIAAILWNLGTWWLGLPASSSHTLIGSIIGVGVANALMHGHDGTSGVDWAQATKIGYALLLSPLVGFGFAALLLLALRAFVKNRALYKAPVGNTPPPWWIRGMLIVTCTGVSFAHGSNDGQKGMGLIMLILVGTLPMAYALNRTMPADQALQFAAVAEVTQQALVKNTPLPPPADPRPVLSEYVRSKEATPQLVPALAALTGSIGAQVKGYGSLSKVPAEAVGNVRNDMYLTSETIRLMDKNKVGNFDADTSGKLQLFKQQIDNSTRFIPLWVKIAVAIALGLGTMVGWKRIVVTVGEKIGKTHLTYAQGASAETVAMLTIGAADMFGLPVSTTHVLSSGVAGTMVANGGGLQMKTIRNLLMAWVLTLPAAIVLSGSLYWLFTQIF; encoded by the coding sequence ATGGCTACGCCGTCCCTCACTGCCCAGACGAAAGCGGCCGCAAGAAGCGCCAAGCCGCAATTCGACAAAAAGCCCAGCCTGCTGACCCTCGTGATTTTTTTCGGAGTGTTGGCCAGTGGACTGTTGTTCACCGCTTACAGCCTGATGCACGACATGCGCGAACTCGGCACGGTGGTCACCACCTGGACACCGTTTCTGCTGTTGGGTGTAGCGCTCCTGATCGCCCTGGGCTTTGAGTTCGTCAACGGTTTCCACGACACCGCCAACGCCGTCGCCACGGTGATTTACACCAATTCGATGCCACCCAATCTGGCGGTGGCCTGGTCCGGTTTTTTCAACTTCCTGGGGGTGCTGCTTTCGAGTGGCGCGGTGGCGTTCGGCATCATCGCGCTGTTGCCCGTGGAGCTGATTCTGCAAGTCGGTTCTTCCGCCGGTTTCGCGATGATCTTCGCCCTGTTGATCGCGGCGATCCTGTGGAACCTCGGCACCTGGTGGCTGGGCTTGCCGGCCTCCTCGTCGCACACCTTGATCGGTTCGATCATCGGCGTCGGCGTCGCCAATGCCCTGATGCACGGCCATGACGGAACCAGCGGCGTGGACTGGGCGCAGGCGACCAAGATCGGTTACGCGTTGCTGTTGTCGCCGCTGGTCGGTTTCGGCTTTGCCGCACTGTTGCTGCTGGCCCTGCGTGCGTTTGTCAAAAACCGCGCGCTGTACAAGGCACCGGTCGGCAACACGCCGCCACCGTGGTGGATTCGCGGCATGTTGATTGTGACCTGCACCGGCGTTTCGTTCGCTCACGGCTCAAACGACGGCCAGAAAGGCATGGGGCTGATCATGTTGATTCTGGTCGGCACGTTGCCGATGGCTTATGCGTTGAACCGCACCATGCCCGCCGACCAGGCGCTGCAGTTCGCCGCCGTCGCCGAAGTCACCCAGCAAGCACTGGTGAAAAACACCCCGCTGCCGCCCCCGGCCGATCCGCGTCCGGTGCTATCGGAATACGTGCGCAGCAAGGAAGCCACGCCACAACTGGTCCCGGCCCTCGCCGCCCTCACGGGCAGCATCGGCGCACAGGTCAAGGGGTATGGCTCGCTGTCCAAAGTACCGGCAGAGGCCGTGGGCAACGTGCGTAACGACATGTACCTGACCAGCGAAACCATTCGCCTGATGGACAAGAACAAGGTCGGCAACTTCGACGCCGACACCAGCGGCAAACTGCAACTGTTCAAACAACAGATCGACAACTCGACGCGCTTCATTCCGCTGTGGGTGAAGATCGCCGTGGCGATTGCGCTGGGACTGGGCACCATGGTCGGCTGGAAGCGCATCGTGGTGACGGTCGGCGAGAAGATCGGCAAGACCCACCTGACCTACGCTCAGGGCGCCTCGGCGGAAACCGTGGCGATGCTGACCATCGGCGCGGCGGACATGTTCGGATTGCCGGTGTCGACCACCCATGTGCTGTCTTCAGGCGTGGCCGGGACCATGGTCGCCAACGGTGGCGGCTTGCAGATGAAGACCATCCGCAACCTGCTGATGGCCTGGGTGCTGACCTTGCCGGCGGCGATTGTGTTGTCGGGCAGTCTGTATTGGTTGTTCACGCAGATCTTCTAA